The Dunckerocampus dactyliophorus isolate RoL2022-P2 chromosome 14, RoL_Ddac_1.1, whole genome shotgun sequence genome includes the window ACAAGCGCCACCCGAGGGTCACTGTCCACAACATGTCTAAAGTTTGTTAGCGGTTAGATGCTAACCGTTTACACGCCATAGCGTCGCTACGCAACAAGCTCCACTGTGATGGCTATGCTAACGTGCTAAGCCGTCGGTATCAAACTGTGACTTGGGAGGAAAAGAGTGAGCTTTTCGCAGCACTACCACAAGTCTAATAATGTAGGAAGTGTCTGTTATGACAACGTTCCCGAAAAGCCTGCCGCTGGTAGCTACGTTTATCTCAGAACTACAAATAACATTATaaagactacaaatcccatTTGGTCCATCCAAATGTCGCGAtacttgcttttttttaactggtGCCCTCACTCCGGTCTAACCGAGTGCGGCTGAGGCAGTCCGATTTGACGCTATTAATAAGTGGACATGGTAAGTGCATACAGCAAATGTACGGTCTACATATTCTTATTCACGTTACAAAGTACAGGTTTTAACACTTTGTAGACTGCATGTAAAATACTGTGATGATTATATACGTCTGACTTTGATTATATAACACCGTCAAGCATTGTGTTGAATACCTGCATGTTCTATCTTCCTTGAAAGTTTCCAAAAACTGTACACCGAATGTTAAGTGTCGCGATTAAGGTGATACGTGTTTTTCCCGATACGGTTATGTACTGGATGTATGGACAGTGCAAAGagtttatatttaacctaattCCTGAAAGTTAATCCCATTGACAAGAATGTCGACAACATCCGGTGTGCGTTCCTCAATCAAAGTGGCACCTCCATACCTGTCGCCCCAGTGTGAAATCAATGCTAATAGTACTAACTGCTGTGTTCTTTGCCTCGTCCCTTGTAGTCTGAGCCAATTAGAGTTCTGGTGACGGGGGCTGCAGGGCAGATTGCCTATTCGCTGCTGTACAGCATTGCCAAGGGAGATGTCTTTGGCAAAGATCAGGTAAAGGCGCTCTTTTTTATGTCTGACGTGATTAGACAGCATCATGGGCAAGACAGACTGATAACTGTCAGGAATTGGCTGTGAATCATCTTGGGTGACTTTGACAAGATTTGTTATGtgtgtccaaattgatcagcTTGCACTAGCAAGGAATGTCCTTGAAGATAGTGAAATGGATCCTGTGCCAAGCGCCTCGGGTGTAATTTAAAACCACTTGATCCGAAGTGAGCAGGCTGCTCCTTCACCGAGTTCCTGACAGTCATGTCAAGTCTTGTTATGCAACTATTGTTCATTTCCATttaatggttccatttatttCATGTACCCCACGTTTGTCTTGTGTCTTcatgccagccaatcacactgCTTCTCTTGGACATTCCGCCCATGTTGCCGGTCCTGGACGGTGTGGTCATGGAGCTGCAGGACTGCGCCCTCCCTCTCCTGAGAGGTAACCATTTAAGGTCCCCTACCACTGTAATGTAAGTCTGTCATGCAAATCTTTCCAAATCTCTGCAAAAGGCAGACGgcatttgaaaatgtgaatatgTAGCAATTAATTATTCAAGCAATGGAtacattctatttttttgtgCCATTCATCATTGAAACAACCATCATTTCACGAGGCGCCACTCTGCCGTCTCCATTGTGACCTGGAATTTTTCCTTTCAAAGTGCGCTGTCCTGTGCTTTGTTTGCACATGGGGCCGTGAGAGGCCCCATGTGCAAGCAACAGTGCTGCAAAGACAACTCAGCACACATTGAGATGGAGCCAACCGTAGTAGTACAGTGGAGCCCATTTATGTCGACACCTGGTCGCGaactggctgactgacgtcgACATAAGCAGTGGTCGACATAACCAAAACAGAAACCCGCCATTACttacttgcacatttacttgtgactttttccagAGACATGGACCATGGGATTCCTCCATTAgagcacatttttattttgatcgtgtttttatatgatattttatactgTTATCTGTGATGATTTCATTGTACATCTTGGCGACAATGACTAACGCTTTTGTACACGTGCAAATCGTTTTTCCGGTGGCGAACAatcttaaaaaaatgaaatgggtgcattttgttagttgctgtcaTAGAGTCCAGGTTAACACTGCCGAGCTGATGttgcacagaacaggaagtcactgcacATCATAATGCTGTCTTACTAGACTGCAGCAATGTTGCTGCTGCCATTTCACTCTGCTTACCGATAATGGTGAACTTGACAATGcaacacgtcaacataaacaaacacatttcaCAGAAATTATCCCTCTAGGtcttacattttatgtaaacaaAAGTGGTCGATGTTTTATGTCAACATAGACTCGTTGAaacgggacttgatgagttggtccacaTGAGCAGGAATGCCGAGAAAGCTCAtaatgttttcaaataaatcACTACGCAGCCATTGTGGCCACTGACAAGGAGGAAGTGGCCTTCAAGGACCTGGACACAGCCATTCTGGTGGGCTCCATGCCCAGGAAGGAGGGCATGGAGAGGAAGGACCTGCTCAAAGCCAATGCAGCCATCTTCGAGAGCCAGGGCAAGGCCCTGGAGAAGTACGCCAAGAAGAGCGTCAAGGTAGCGCACCGGAACTGGTCAGCTGCTCCCTGTTTACATATCTGACACCTAAATGTATGATTGTGGTTTCAGGTTGTGGTTGTAGGAAACCCTGCCAACACCAACTGTCTGATTGCCATAAAGTCTGCTCCCTCCATCCCCAAACAGAACTTCTCATGCCTCACCCGACTGGACCACAACAGGGCTCGCTCTCAGGTGGCTATCTATGGAAGTTCCTTTTACTGAACAGTACAGCACCTCCCTCCAAATAAAGAGAAACTAACCGCTGTCAGAGGCCGTATTGTGAACCCTTTCAAATGCCTGTTGTCTGTGTGCCCGGCTGATAGATCGCCATGCGCTGTGGCGTTCCTGCCACCCATGTGAAGAATGTAATCATCTGGGGCAACCACTCGTCCACTCAGTACCCAGATGTGCACCACTGTGTGGTCAATGTGTCTGGCAGAGAGATAGCCTGCTTTGACGCGGTCAAGGATGAGGCGTGGCTCAAAGGAGACTTCATCACTGTGAGTCAATGATGATTTTTGTTCCCCCCCAACACATAGCGCCACATCACCATTGGTACAAGTCATAATTCAGTCACAGCATTCCCATCCCCACCAAAATAGCTTATTTGGAGtagaatacatttttgtaaaccttGTGGCGTAAGGCCATAAAGTAGACAGACAAAtcaccacttaaaaaaaacaaaaaaaacatgggcCTTTTATGCATTAACGCTCCATGTTGCTGCAATGCAGACGGTGCAGCAGAGAGGTGCTGCTGTCATAAAGTCCAGGAAGCTGTCTAGCGCCATGTCTGCAGCCAAAGCCATCTGTGACCACATGAGGGACATCTGGTTTGGTACTCCGGAGGTAAACAACCTATTCTTTTAAACTATAAATACCAAAGTAATCTATCTAATGAGatctaaataataaacataaatcatccaatacaaagataataatactCATTCTCCTTGTTTAGGGTGAGTTCATTTCCATGGGCGTTTACTCTTCAGGCAACCCCTACAAAGTCCCAGATGACCTCATTTACTCCTTCCCTGTCCAGATCAAGGTGAGGATGAGCATACTTGTAAGCACACGTCCACCAAAACACCTCACTGAACACAATGAACATGCATTCTCTCCTAAGGACAAGTCTTGGAAAATAGTGGAGGGCCTGGCCATCAATGACTTTTCCAGGGCCAAGATGGAGGCCACAGCCACGGAGCTGATAGAAGAGAGGGACACAGCCATAGATTTTCTGGCCAAATGACTACACCCTGCGGCGACACACGAGCAGCGTTCGAACAGCGCCACAATGCCAGACGCTCGCCTCTGATGAAGCACTCCATCAACTCCCCTATATTAATCTGTATGTGTGAGAGAGATGTAGCGTGTTTGTTTTGTGAAATGGGAAAAAGACTTGTCAACTGCAATGTTTTAGCCTTTAGCTCTTCTAATGTGCACTTTAAAAAAGGTTCCACATGGACGTTACCAGCACAGAAATCGGAgcttgacttgtttttttctgctctgTTACAATCTTCCTCCCTACTAAAAGGATGCACTGTGCAATAAAGACAAACACGTTTGCAAAGATTTGTCATCTATCTGCAAGTCTGTTTACTTTGttaccagtttttttttttcttcttctacaaaTTGCTACGTGCGGTTAACATCTGAAATCATAAGCATTAATGTCGTAACAATAAATACGGGCAGAAGTAAGCCTAATGGTGAATGCTACTGTAATTTGTTTTCCCCTTCAGTGACTTTGCAGATACCTGGgctcgaatctccgcttgggcatctctgtgtggagtttgcatgttctccccatgcgtgcgtgggttttctccggttttctcccacattccaaaaacatgcatgttaggctaattggcgactctaaattgtccgtaggtatgaatgtgagcatgagtgattgtttgtctatatgtgccctgcgattggctggcgaccagtccagggtgtaccccgcctctcgcccaaagtcagttgggacagactccagcataaccccgcaaCCTTAATtagggataagcggcatagagaatggatTTTGCGGATTTGTTGCCTTTTTGAAAGTATTTATAACTAGCAAACGCATTTTGAGAAATATCAACATCAATGACATAATCATTGGACATGATTTTCAATTAACTGCAGTTTTTCAATAGCTCACTCAAAAagttatataaaaaaatgattgcTTTTAGTGCGTCAAGTGAATGGAACAAACTGCCTCCTATTACGTGTGATCT containing:
- the mdh1ab gene encoding malate dehydrogenase 1Ab, NAD (soluble) — protein: MSEPIRVLVTGAAGQIAYSLLYSIAKGDVFGKDQPITLLLLDIPPMLPVLDGVVMELQDCALPLLRAIVATDKEEVAFKDLDTAILVGSMPRKEGMERKDLLKANAAIFESQGKALEKYAKKSVKVVVVGNPANTNCLIAIKSAPSIPKQNFSCLTRLDHNRARSQIAMRCGVPATHVKNVIIWGNHSSTQYPDVHHCVVNVSGREIACFDAVKDEAWLKGDFITTVQQRGAAVIKSRKLSSAMSAAKAICDHMRDIWFGTPEGEFISMGVYSSGNPYKVPDDLIYSFPVQIKDKSWKIVEGLAINDFSRAKMEATATELIEERDTAIDFLAK